In a single window of the Limnochorda sp. L945t genome:
- a CDS encoding (2Fe-2S)-binding protein, whose amino-acid sequence MRGGSDAGREGSGDHLRHKVTITVNGVTTTHEVEPRLLLVHYLRDVLGLTGTHIGCDTSQCGACTVLMDGKAVKSCTVLAIQADGAHITTIEGLASDGQLHPLQEAFWEHHGLQCGFCTPGMIMASVQLLHDHPDPTDEEIRKGLEGNVCRCTGYHNIVKAVKEAARVLREQPAAVSEKA is encoded by the coding sequence ATGAGAGGCGGCAGCGACGCCGGCAGGGAAGGGAGCGGCGATCACTTGAGACACAAAGTGACCATCACGGTCAACGGGGTCACCACCACGCACGAGGTAGAGCCCCGGCTCCTCCTGGTCCACTACCTCCGGGACGTCCTGGGCCTCACCGGCACCCACATCGGCTGCGATACGAGCCAGTGCGGCGCCTGCACCGTCCTGATGGACGGCAAGGCGGTCAAGTCGTGCACCGTGCTGGCCATCCAGGCCGATGGTGCCCATATCACCACCATCGAGGGGCTGGCCTCCGACGGGCAGCTCCATCCCCTCCAGGAGGCCTTCTGGGAGCATCACGGCCTGCAGTGTGGCTTTTGTACGCCCGGCATGATCATGGCGAGCGTGCAGCTCTTGCACGACCATCCGGATCCGACCGACGAGGAGATCCGCAAGGGGCTCGAGGGCAACGTGTGCCGCTGCACCGGCTATCACAACATCGTCAAGGCCGTGAAGGAAGCGGCCAGGGTCCTGCGCGAGCAGCCGGCGGCGGTCTCCGAGAAAGCCTAG
- a CDS encoding HAD family hydrolase: MPSATAPVQAVLFDLDGTLNGIDMERFLPLYFRALGEYVGHLIEPQRLAREVWKATEALLQDGSMELSNAEKFRRLFLPDQGELRDRLYPWFDRFYAERFGLLRQHAPVTPLARQVVTAVRQMGMRVAVATNPVFPMSAIRQRLQWAGLGDVPFDWVTAMENSHACKPNLAYFREISERLEVPPERCLMVGNDRDEDMVAAKLGMHTYWVTDLPIDRGRARIEPEGQGPLASFLDWFRTRLAREASA, from the coding sequence ATGCCGTCAGCGACCGCTCCGGTGCAGGCCGTGTTGTTCGACCTGGATGGCACGCTCAACGGGATCGACATGGAGCGCTTCCTTCCGCTTTACTTCCGAGCGCTCGGAGAGTACGTCGGCCACTTGATAGAGCCGCAGCGCCTCGCCCGGGAGGTCTGGAAGGCAACCGAGGCCCTCCTCCAGGACGGGAGCATGGAGCTCAGCAACGCCGAAAAGTTTCGCCGCCTGTTTCTGCCAGACCAGGGAGAGCTGCGGGATCGGCTTTACCCGTGGTTTGACCGGTTTTACGCGGAGCGGTTCGGGCTTCTTCGCCAGCATGCTCCGGTGACCCCTCTCGCCCGTCAGGTCGTGACCGCCGTGCGGCAAATGGGTATGCGCGTGGCGGTGGCCACCAATCCTGTCTTTCCGATGAGCGCCATCCGCCAACGCCTGCAATGGGCCGGCCTCGGGGACGTGCCGTTCGATTGGGTGACGGCGATGGAAAACTCCCACGCCTGCAAACCCAACCTCGCGTATTTCCGGGAAATCTCCGAGCGTCTCGAGGTGCCACCGGAGCGCTGCCTGATGGTGGGCAACGATCGGGACGAGGACATGGTCGCCGCGAAGCTCGGGATGCACACCTATTGGGTGACGGACTTGCCGATCGATCGAGGGCGAGCAAGGATCGAGCCCGAAGGGCAAGGGCCGCTCGCTTCTTTCCTGGATTGGTTCCGGACCCGGCTGGCACGAGAGGCTTCCGCTTGA
- a CDS encoding FAD binding domain-containing protein, with the protein MYPAAVDYRRASTLEEALAILAADGSRAKVLAGGHSLLPMMKLRLSNPGLLVDIGRLPELRGIRREGDRLVIGALTTHHEVETSPLVREACPVLAEAAAEVGDMQVRNRGTVGGNLAHADPASDLPAVAVALDAELVIAGAGGRRRTAAIGDFILGPLVTALGADELLVELRVPVLAGRTGSAYVKHPHPASGYAVVGVAAVLTLGPDGTCQSARVGITGVSDRAYRASGVEQVIVGRPLDDATLRDAAAKAADGVTVNSDLYASDAYRAHLSRVYAERALRLAAQRARAAS; encoded by the coding sequence GTGTACCCTGCCGCTGTGGATTACCGGAGAGCGTCGACGCTCGAAGAGGCGCTGGCCATTCTGGCTGCAGACGGCAGCCGGGCCAAGGTCCTGGCCGGGGGCCACAGCCTCCTGCCCATGATGAAGCTCCGGCTGTCCAACCCCGGGTTGCTGGTGGACATCGGTCGCTTGCCCGAGCTGCGCGGCATCCGCCGGGAAGGCGACCGTCTCGTGATCGGAGCGCTCACGACGCATCACGAGGTGGAGACCTCGCCGCTGGTGCGGGAGGCGTGCCCCGTGCTGGCCGAGGCGGCCGCCGAAGTGGGCGACATGCAGGTGCGCAACCGGGGCACCGTGGGCGGTAACCTGGCCCACGCCGACCCGGCCTCGGACCTGCCTGCGGTGGCCGTGGCGCTCGATGCCGAGCTGGTCATCGCAGGAGCCGGCGGCCGCCGCCGAACGGCCGCCATCGGCGACTTCATCCTGGGGCCGCTGGTGACGGCGCTGGGCGCCGACGAACTGCTGGTCGAGCTTCGCGTCCCGGTGCTGGCGGGGCGGACGGGCTCGGCCTACGTCAAGCACCCGCACCCGGCCTCGGGCTACGCCGTCGTGGGGGTGGCCGCGGTGCTCACGCTGGGCCCCGACGGCACCTGCCAGTCGGCCCGGGTCGGCATCACGGGCGTGAGCGACCGCGCCTACCGGGCGTCGGGCGTGGAACAGGTGATCGTGGGGCGCCCACTTGACGACGCGACCCTGCGGGACGCCGCGGCGAAGGCGGCTGACGGGGTCACCGTCAACAGCGACCTGTACGCTTCGGACGCGTACCGGGCGCACCTGTCGCGCGTTTACGCGGAGCGGGCCCTGAGGCTGGCGGCACAGCGGGCCCGGGCCGCTTCGTGA
- the cutA gene encoding glyceraldehyde dehydrogenase subunit alpha produces MATIFGTAIRRREDPRLITGRATYTDDIRLPGMVYAAFLRSPHAHARIKRIDTSRARALPGVLAVFTGMDVAGKLGNIPTAWLVPNSDLKTPAHPPLATEKVRYVGDGVAMVVAEDRYTARDAVELIEVEYEVLPAVVDQEKAVQDGAPQVHDDVPRNIAFVWRAGGGDPDRAIQEAEVVVRQRIRNHRLIPSAMETRGAVAQFNPASGEMTVWLTSQNPHIHRVLMSGVLGIPEHKLRIVAPEVGGGFGSKIPFYPDEALVAFAARQLGRPVKWSEERRENYVATTHGRDHIQDVVLAGRRDGTLTAIKVKALANLGAYLSTAAPGVPTILFGLMLQGAYRIPNVGVEVVGVLTNTTPIDAYRGAGRPEATYIIERMVDLFAREVGMDPAEVRRRNFIPSDAFPYNVPTGLTYDSGNYAGAFDKALEAVDYEGLRRQQQELRKQGRYLGIGLASYVEICGLGPSQVAGAVGFQGGLWDSALVRVHPTGKVTVYTGTSPHGQGEETTFAQIVAQELGIPVDDIEVVHGDTGSISMGWGTYGSRTTPVGGSAVALAARRVVEKARKVAAHLLEAAEQDIVFEDGRFYVKGSADRSRSFQEVALQAYLAWNLPPDIEPSLEASAFYDPANFVYPFGTHVAVVEVDAATGRVKLLRYMAVDDCGRVINPMIVDGQVHGGVVQGIGQALWEEAVYDENGQLLTGSMLDYALPRAHMVLPIETDRTETPAPQNPLGVKGVGETGTIAATPAVVNAVLDALQPLGVRYLDMPLIPQKIWAAIHRQ; encoded by the coding sequence ATGGCCACCATCTTTGGTACCGCTATCAGACGCCGGGAGGATCCCCGGCTCATCACCGGCAGGGCGACGTACACCGACGACATCCGCCTGCCGGGGATGGTGTACGCGGCCTTCTTGAGAAGCCCCCACGCCCACGCTCGCATCAAGCGGATCGATACCTCGAGGGCCCGGGCCCTTCCGGGTGTGCTCGCCGTGTTTACCGGGATGGACGTGGCGGGCAAGTTGGGCAACATCCCGACGGCCTGGCTCGTACCCAACAGCGACCTCAAGACGCCTGCCCATCCGCCCCTGGCAACGGAGAAGGTGCGGTACGTCGGCGACGGGGTGGCCATGGTGGTGGCGGAGGACCGGTACACCGCCCGTGACGCGGTGGAGCTCATCGAGGTGGAGTACGAGGTGCTCCCGGCCGTCGTCGACCAGGAGAAGGCCGTTCAGGACGGCGCTCCACAGGTCCACGACGACGTGCCCCGCAACATCGCGTTCGTGTGGCGGGCCGGAGGAGGCGATCCGGACCGGGCCATCCAGGAGGCCGAAGTGGTGGTTCGCCAGCGGATCCGCAACCACCGGCTGATCCCCAGCGCCATGGAGACCCGCGGGGCCGTGGCGCAGTTCAACCCGGCCAGCGGGGAGATGACCGTCTGGCTCACCTCGCAAAACCCGCACATCCACCGCGTGCTGATGTCGGGAGTGCTGGGCATCCCCGAGCACAAGCTGCGCATCGTGGCGCCCGAGGTGGGAGGCGGGTTCGGGAGCAAGATCCCGTTCTATCCGGACGAGGCGCTGGTCGCCTTCGCGGCCCGGCAACTCGGGCGCCCCGTGAAGTGGTCCGAGGAGCGGCGGGAAAACTACGTCGCCACCACGCACGGCCGAGACCATATCCAGGACGTGGTGCTGGCGGGCCGGCGGGACGGGACCCTCACCGCCATCAAGGTGAAGGCCCTGGCCAACCTCGGCGCGTACCTCTCGACCGCCGCTCCCGGCGTGCCGACCATCCTGTTCGGCTTGATGCTGCAGGGCGCGTACCGGATCCCCAACGTGGGCGTCGAGGTGGTCGGCGTCCTGACCAATACCACGCCGATCGACGCGTACCGGGGCGCGGGGCGGCCCGAGGCTACTTACATCATCGAGCGGATGGTGGACCTGTTCGCCCGGGAAGTGGGGATGGATCCGGCCGAGGTGCGCCGGCGCAACTTCATCCCGAGCGACGCCTTCCCCTACAACGTGCCCACCGGGCTGACGTACGACAGCGGCAACTACGCCGGCGCCTTCGACAAGGCCCTCGAGGCGGTGGACTACGAGGGCTTGCGCCGCCAACAGCAGGAGCTGCGCAAGCAAGGACGCTATCTGGGCATCGGGCTTGCGAGCTACGTAGAGATCTGCGGGCTCGGCCCCTCCCAGGTGGCGGGCGCGGTGGGCTTCCAGGGCGGATTGTGGGACAGCGCGCTGGTGCGGGTGCACCCGACGGGCAAGGTCACGGTCTACACCGGCACGTCCCCTCACGGCCAGGGCGAGGAGACCACGTTTGCCCAGATCGTCGCGCAGGAGCTCGGCATCCCGGTCGACGACATCGAAGTGGTGCACGGCGACACCGGCTCCATCTCCATGGGCTGGGGCACCTACGGCAGCCGTACCACGCCCGTCGGGGGCAGCGCGGTGGCCCTGGCGGCCCGGCGCGTCGTGGAGAAGGCCCGGAAGGTGGCAGCCCACCTGCTCGAGGCGGCCGAGCAGGACATCGTCTTCGAAGACGGTCGCTTCTACGTCAAGGGCTCGGCGGATCGGTCCCGCAGCTTCCAGGAGGTGGCGCTCCAGGCTTATCTGGCGTGGAACCTGCCGCCCGACATCGAGCCGTCCCTGGAAGCCAGTGCCTTTTACGACCCCGCCAACTTCGTCTACCCGTTCGGCACCCACGTGGCGGTCGTGGAGGTGGACGCGGCGACGGGACGGGTAAAGCTCCTGCGCTATATGGCCGTCGACGACTGCGGCAGGGTCATCAACCCCATGATCGTGGACGGCCAGGTGCATGGCGGCGTGGTGCAGGGCATCGGCCAGGCCCTGTGGGAAGAGGCCGTCTACGACGAGAACGGTCAGCTCTTGACCGGATCGATGCTCGACTACGCCTTGCCCCGGGCGCACATGGTGCTGCCCATCGAAACGGACCGGACCGAGACGCCTGCCCCGCAAAACCCGCTCGGCGTCAAGGGAGTGGGGGAGACGGGCACCATCGCGGCCACGCCGGCCGTGGTCAACGCGGTGCTCGACGCGCTGCAGCCGCTGGGCGTCCGTTATCTCGACATGCCGTTGATCCCGCAGAAGATCTGGGCGGCCATTCACCGCCAGTAG
- a CDS encoding ABC transporter substrate-binding protein, translating into MRGASVVSARRAGRMVVGVLLGWMALAAVPHVEAVAQESPVLRVGLQAGGTFGWEMAVMEQLGLDRARGLRLQKVQFATKTAAETGLRAGTVDVLVDDWVGVSRMREQGIPVQAVDAFSRAVGGILVSAGAPIRTPADLRGRRIGVVSLQDKSYLVLRAVSVARYGFDPQRDAEVVPAAPPLLNRLLERGDLDAIVQYWQFVPGMTASGRFRELASTVQLIRQIRPDADLPFLVVAATDDAITYKRAQLAAFLDALRESKQRLASDETLWDGLLQQGVLGIDDPALIPGLRQRYREGLPGPWDGRTVDGLSALTAALIDVAGEDVVGVAGLQPSAYNVTVARR; encoded by the coding sequence ATGCGCGGCGCCAGCGTGGTCAGCGCCCGGCGCGCCGGGCGAATGGTGGTGGGCGTGCTGCTGGGATGGATGGCGCTCGCAGCCGTCCCCCATGTCGAAGCGGTTGCGCAGGAGAGCCCGGTGCTGCGGGTAGGCTTGCAGGCGGGCGGTACCTTCGGTTGGGAAATGGCCGTCATGGAGCAGCTGGGGTTGGACCGGGCCAGGGGCCTCCGGCTGCAAAAGGTGCAGTTCGCCACCAAGACGGCCGCCGAGACGGGCCTTCGGGCGGGTACGGTCGACGTGCTGGTGGACGACTGGGTGGGCGTTTCCCGTATGCGAGAGCAAGGCATCCCGGTGCAGGCGGTCGACGCGTTCAGCCGGGCCGTCGGCGGGATCCTGGTGAGCGCCGGAGCCCCCATCCGTACACCGGCCGATTTGCGGGGCCGGCGCATCGGCGTGGTGAGCTTGCAGGACAAGAGCTACCTCGTGCTCCGGGCCGTGAGCGTCGCGCGCTACGGCTTCGACCCGCAAAGGGACGCCGAGGTAGTACCGGCGGCTCCTCCCTTGCTCAACCGGCTGCTGGAGCGGGGAGACCTGGACGCCATCGTGCAGTACTGGCAGTTCGTGCCGGGGATGACCGCAAGCGGGCGCTTCCGGGAGCTGGCCAGCACCGTGCAATTGATCCGCCAGATCCGGCCGGACGCGGACCTGCCGTTCTTGGTGGTGGCCGCAACGGATGATGCCATCACGTACAAGCGGGCGCAGCTGGCGGCCTTCCTCGACGCCCTACGGGAGAGCAAGCAGCGCCTCGCCTCCGACGAGACGCTCTGGGACGGGCTGTTGCAGCAGGGCGTGCTCGGGATCGACGACCCGGCGCTGATTCCGGGGCTGCGGCAGCGCTACCGGGAAGGGCTGCCGGGGCCGTGGGACGGCCGTACCGTCGACGGCCTCAGCGCGCTGACGGCGGCGCTCATCGACGTGGCAGGGGAGGACGTCGTCGGAGTGGCGGGCCTGCAACCGTCCGCCTACAACGTCACCGTGGCCAGAAGATGA
- a CDS encoding CoxG family protein → MQIEYQQEYPAPAEVVWNVLLDPEILARHLPGCKRLDPEGDGAYLATLEIGLGPVRGTYTGKVAVKDLRPHSSYRLLVEGGGGPGQVKGEGVIQLVPTGHGSTLLRCVGDATVTGTLAAVGQRLLGAVARMIMGNFFSGMGTEIAARAGAASSAS, encoded by the coding sequence GTGCAGATCGAGTACCAGCAGGAGTACCCGGCCCCGGCTGAGGTCGTCTGGAACGTGCTGCTCGACCCGGAGATCCTGGCCCGCCACTTACCCGGTTGCAAACGGCTCGACCCGGAAGGGGACGGAGCCTACCTGGCGACCCTGGAGATCGGCCTGGGCCCGGTGAGGGGTACGTATACCGGCAAAGTGGCCGTCAAGGACCTGCGTCCTCACTCGAGCTATCGCCTTCTCGTGGAGGGGGGCGGTGGGCCCGGCCAGGTCAAGGGCGAGGGCGTCATCCAACTCGTGCCGACCGGCCACGGGAGCACGCTGTTGCGTTGCGTCGGGGACGCCACGGTCACCGGCACCCTCGCCGCGGTCGGCCAGCGGCTGCTGGGCGCGGTAGCTCGCATGATCATGGGGAACTTCTTCAGCGGGATGGGGACCGAAATCGCTGCCAGGGCGGGCGCCGCCTCTTCGGCATCGTGA
- a CDS encoding AAA family ATPase, with protein MSGETEPQGVSPLRLDSIEAVLQALQGVGYIADRALATVIFLALRMGRPLFLEGEAGVGKTEVAKAVAALLRRDLVRLQCYEGLDVHSAVYEWNYPRQLLRIRLLEARGTEASDARAAEQQLFSREFLVQRPLLRAIDPPGGRAPVLLVDEVDRADEEFEAFLLEILAEYQVTIPEIGTIRAKEPPFVILTSNRTREVHDALKRRCIYHWIDFPTAEREYRIVTARVPGIDERLAREVCAVVQRLRAMDLYKLPGIAETIDWAAAMVALGRREIDPESLDQTLGCLVKYRDDLEQVRRSGLRELVSEVKAPAAR; from the coding sequence GTGAGCGGGGAGACCGAGCCGCAGGGAGTATCCCCCCTGCGGCTCGACTCCATCGAGGCGGTGCTGCAGGCGCTGCAAGGGGTGGGATACATCGCCGACCGGGCGCTGGCGACGGTCATCTTCCTCGCGCTCCGGATGGGGCGCCCGTTGTTCCTGGAAGGAGAGGCCGGGGTCGGCAAGACGGAGGTAGCCAAGGCCGTCGCGGCCTTGCTGCGCCGGGACCTGGTGCGACTGCAATGCTATGAGGGCCTCGACGTTCACAGCGCGGTCTACGAGTGGAACTACCCCCGCCAGCTCCTGCGCATCCGCCTGTTGGAGGCCAGAGGGACCGAGGCGAGCGACGCCCGTGCCGCGGAACAGCAACTCTTCTCCCGGGAGTTCCTGGTGCAGCGGCCGCTGCTCCGGGCCATCGATCCGCCGGGCGGCCGCGCCCCGGTGCTGCTCGTCGACGAGGTGGACCGGGCGGACGAAGAGTTCGAAGCCTTCTTGCTGGAGATCCTGGCCGAGTACCAGGTGACCATCCCGGAGATCGGCACCATCCGGGCGAAGGAGCCGCCTTTCGTGATCCTGACCTCCAACCGCACCCGGGAGGTCCACGATGCGCTCAAGCGCCGGTGCATCTACCATTGGATCGATTTCCCGACGGCGGAGCGGGAGTACCGGATCGTGACCGCCCGGGTGCCGGGCATCGACGAGCGCCTGGCGCGGGAGGTGTGCGCCGTGGTGCAGCGCCTGCGCGCCATGGACCTCTACAAGTTGCCCGGCATCGCCGAGACCATCGACTGGGCGGCGGCGATGGTGGCGCTCGGGCGCCGCGAGATCGACCCTGAAAGCCTCGACCAGACGCTGGGGTGCCTCGTCAAGTACCGGGACGACCTGGAACAGGTCCGGCGCTCGGGCTTGCGCGAACTCGTGAGCGAGGTGAAAGCGCCTGCTGCCCGGTGA
- the yjjX gene encoding inosine/xanthosine triphosphatase has translation MTGPSAWGPRTVAVGSTNPAKVEAVRQVLRELFGERVALVGVDVPSGVSPQPLSWDETLRGARGRAEGALREVPEATWGVGVEGGVHLEPDGRGWLVTIAAVADRRGRISHGEGLRLLLPDRMVEALRSGQELARVVDAHFPGGDARVEPGAVGYLTRGLITRTQLVRVAVVAALAPRLFPELYPSLAPSGS, from the coding sequence TTGACGGGGCCCTCGGCCTGGGGCCCGCGGACCGTGGCCGTGGGCTCCACCAACCCTGCCAAGGTGGAGGCCGTGCGCCAGGTCCTGCGGGAGCTCTTCGGCGAGCGGGTCGCCCTGGTCGGCGTGGACGTGCCGAGTGGCGTCTCGCCCCAGCCCCTGTCGTGGGACGAAACCCTGCGCGGGGCGCGTGGCCGCGCCGAGGGGGCGCTCCGGGAGGTGCCGGAAGCGACCTGGGGCGTGGGCGTGGAAGGCGGGGTCCACCTCGAGCCGGATGGGCGCGGGTGGCTCGTGACCATAGCTGCCGTGGCCGATCGCAGGGGCCGGATCTCTCACGGGGAAGGCCTGCGCCTGCTGTTGCCCGACCGGATGGTCGAGGCGCTGCGCTCCGGGCAGGAGCTCGCCCGGGTGGTCGACGCTCATTTCCCCGGCGGCGACGCGAGGGTCGAGCCCGGCGCCGTCGGTTACCTCACCAGGGGCCTCATCACCCGCACTCAACTGGTGCGCGTTGCCGTGGTCGCCGCCCTGGCGCCCCGGCTGTTCCCGGAGCTCTATCCTTCCCTGGCACCGTCCGGATCGTGA
- a CDS encoding transglutaminase-like domain-containing protein: MARQLTASELQALVRLLGDDDERTVKVARQRLMEAGEAAVRWLVAAANEADPMVRGRARLLLDDLRFQGLKDRLTLLVRRGSDEFDLEEGLFVVARSRYPDLDEAPYRERLRAMSDELVRRKVPRMSAPEAAAAINRYLFHELGLRSNEAHYYDPDNVCIHQVLDRKAGVGLSLAALYLVVGRRAGFQAHAVSLPGRIVVSVPTSPPFWVDPAESGRVLSRHDLVAIAREAGHQFEESMLDPLPDRELVERMLAHLMRVYALTSQRVAAERAEELLKVLSRGAGDKPGAAASSVSRGDSGA, encoded by the coding sequence GTGGCCAGACAGCTAACGGCATCGGAGCTTCAAGCGCTCGTGCGCTTGCTGGGAGATGACGACGAGCGGACGGTCAAGGTCGCCCGGCAGCGCCTGATGGAGGCCGGGGAGGCGGCCGTCCGGTGGCTGGTAGCCGCGGCCAACGAGGCGGATCCCATGGTCCGGGGACGCGCCCGCCTCCTGCTCGACGACCTCCGGTTCCAGGGTCTCAAGGATCGGCTGACGCTGCTGGTGCGCCGGGGCAGCGACGAGTTCGACCTGGAAGAAGGGCTTTTCGTCGTCGCTCGCTCCCGCTACCCGGATCTCGACGAGGCGCCTTACCGCGAACGCCTGCGCGCCATGTCCGACGAGCTGGTGCGCCGCAAGGTGCCCCGCATGTCGGCGCCCGAGGCGGCAGCCGCCATCAATCGTTACCTCTTCCACGAGCTGGGCCTGCGCAGCAATGAGGCGCACTACTATGACCCCGACAACGTCTGCATCCACCAGGTGCTCGACCGGAAGGCCGGCGTGGGGCTCTCGCTGGCGGCCCTGTATTTGGTGGTCGGGCGGCGGGCCGGCTTCCAGGCGCACGCCGTCTCGCTGCCGGGGCGGATCGTGGTGAGCGTCCCGACGAGCCCGCCCTTCTGGGTCGATCCCGCCGAGAGCGGGCGGGTCCTCTCCCGCCACGATCTCGTCGCCATCGCTCGCGAGGCGGGGCACCAGTTCGAGGAGTCGATGCTGGACCCGCTCCCCGACCGTGAGCTGGTGGAGCGGATGCTGGCCCACCTGATGCGGGTGTACGCGCTCACCTCCCAAAGGGTGGCGGCGGAGCGGGCCGAGGAGCTGCTCAAGGTACTGAGCCGTGGCGCCGGCGACAAGCCCGGGGCGGCCGCCTCATCGGTATCCCGGGGGGACAGCGGCGCTTGA